In Thermospira aquatica, the following proteins share a genomic window:
- a CDS encoding adenylate/guanylate cyclase domain-containing protein, with product MGQKLFRKIGKTRIFPFSLRVAFIFSVFMLVSNFATNYINIALHQEALVEQLRLLLVENLKEIYTYAGNQYEIYEIQKDLNQVQTALTNRAKTTFKNAGAIFAMLDANGNVLAAVGADAENVGKETLSLLLENQAKGTEDGFLFFKLGREDYILVYKYHPRWKAFIIRGERLREFYARSNQIFWIVLVLIIVISLLLTWVGLRLLRSVTKYLHVITESILKMTQEQHLDLIDLRGASNDDITFLGAAFNSLSSTVNNLLFIFRKFVNKDIALQAYREKEVRLEGREKELTILFSDIKSFTFITETLGTDIIKLLNLHYDRAIREILHRDGIIGSIIGDALLAVFGVLEGGKNKSYQALQAAYGIQTVARSLREKMQEKKRRLLELKQDFTEEEERLFKAVMLEVGVGIDGGRVFYGNIGSYERMTNTVIGDNVNAASRLEGLTRVYGVPVICSEYVKNDVEFNGYGEEFVFVELDQVQVKGKTQGKRIYWPLLRREMHEETKRDIELFARALQHYYVGEWEEAERLWRGTSLPCVPVFLERIEGKKPPKGWNGIWTMTSK from the coding sequence ATGGGTCAAAAGCTTTTCCGCAAGATTGGAAAAACGCGTATTTTTCCTTTTTCTTTAAGGGTAGCATTTATTTTTTCTGTTTTTATGCTGGTTTCAAATTTTGCCACAAACTACATCAATATTGCTCTTCATCAGGAGGCTCTGGTAGAGCAACTTCGTCTTCTTCTTGTGGAAAACCTTAAAGAGATCTATACCTATGCAGGAAACCAGTATGAGATTTACGAAATCCAGAAAGATCTCAATCAGGTTCAGACGGCCCTTACCAACAGGGCAAAAACCACCTTTAAAAATGCCGGGGCAATTTTTGCTATGCTTGATGCAAACGGAAATGTTCTGGCAGCGGTTGGTGCTGACGCTGAGAACGTCGGGAAAGAAACTCTTTCTCTTCTTTTAGAGAATCAGGCAAAAGGAACAGAGGACGGCTTTCTTTTTTTCAAGCTGGGAAGAGAGGATTACATTCTTGTATACAAATATCACCCTCGCTGGAAAGCTTTTATTATCCGCGGTGAAAGACTGAGAGAATTTTATGCCAGATCAAACCAGATATTCTGGATAGTTTTGGTGTTAATCATCGTGATTTCCCTTCTTCTTACCTGGGTGGGACTTCGCCTTTTGCGGTCGGTAACGAAATATCTTCACGTGATAACCGAGAGCATTCTCAAGATGACGCAGGAACAGCATCTGGATCTTATCGATCTTCGAGGAGCTTCCAATGATGATATCACCTTTCTAGGAGCAGCGTTTAATTCTCTTTCAAGTACGGTCAATAATCTCCTTTTTATTTTTCGTAAGTTTGTGAATAAAGATATTGCTCTTCAGGCTTACCGGGAGAAAGAGGTCCGTCTTGAGGGACGCGAAAAAGAGTTAACCATTCTTTTTTCAGACATCAAGAGTTTCACTTTTATTACGGAAACCCTTGGCACGGATATTATCAAATTGTTAAACCTCCATTATGACAGAGCTATACGAGAGATTCTTCATCGTGACGGGATTATAGGCTCTATTATTGGAGATGCATTGCTTGCTGTTTTTGGTGTACTCGAGGGGGGGAAAAACAAATCCTATCAGGCGCTTCAGGCTGCTTATGGTATTCAGACGGTAGCCAGGTCCCTCCGTGAGAAAATGCAGGAGAAAAAAAGGCGTCTTTTAGAGCTCAAACAGGATTTTACCGAGGAAGAGGAACGTCTTTTCAAGGCGGTGATGCTTGAGGTTGGGGTTGGCATTGATGGGGGAAGGGTCTTTTATGGAAACATTGGTTCGTATGAACGAATGACCAACACGGTTATAGGGGACAATGTGAATGCAGCTTCCCGTCTGGAAGGACTAACCAGAGTTTATGGGGTGCCGGTGATCTGCTCTGAGTACGTGAAAAATGATGTAGAATTCAATGGGTATGGGGAAGAGTTTGTGTTTGTAGAGCTTGACCAGGTCCAGGTGAAAGGGAAAACCCAGGGGAAACGTATTTACTGGCCGCTTCTTCGTAGAGAGATGCATGAGGAGACGAAACGGGATATAGAGCTTTTTGCACGTGCTTTACAACACTACTATGTCGGAGAATGGGAAGAAGCCGAGCGTTTATGGCGAGGGACATCTCTTCCCTGTGTGCCAGTATTTCTTGAAAGAATTGAAGGCAAAAAACCACCAAAAGGATGGAACGGTATATGGACCATGACAAGCAAATAA
- a CDS encoding HEAT repeat domain-containing protein has translation MKGRWLLFVGILFFSFVFAVDAKIIEQWQKTMQYGISSQRIGVIKAIKDSKAVEGYDLIMKALASDDNPNVRGEAAYALVELKLSNQEPWIQALQKETNSEVLRRIAFGCSELKVKAAAPLLFSHMTNRLEDTKESLLVATILRALGELEYKPAEATVLGILSNYQYTKEVRGAAAVAIGSIGGSKSVALLKTLINDPAEVKEVRMYGAYALGKTKAPEAFDILTPIIDNEKEDVNVRVWGLAGLAFLSGPQVGEKVIQYTRSDNILLRTEAIKTLAKIKETRAIEILKYKALYDPEVSVRKEAKNALQTLGFDLNQLTNTTQTNTQTNTATTNR, from the coding sequence ATGAAGGGTCGATGGTTATTGTTCGTTGGAATTTTGTTTTTCTCTTTTGTTTTTGCAGTGGATGCGAAGATTATAGAACAGTGGCAAAAAACCATGCAATACGGGATCTCATCTCAACGGATTGGTGTAATTAAAGCCATTAAAGACAGCAAAGCTGTTGAAGGATATGATTTAATTATGAAGGCATTAGCTTCTGACGACAATCCCAATGTTCGTGGAGAAGCAGCGTATGCCTTGGTAGAACTTAAACTTTCAAATCAGGAACCCTGGATTCAAGCCTTACAAAAGGAGACAAACTCAGAGGTATTGAGAAGAATTGCTTTTGGATGTAGTGAACTCAAAGTAAAAGCTGCAGCACCACTTTTATTTTCTCATATGACAAATCGCTTAGAAGATACCAAGGAAAGTTTACTGGTTGCCACGATTCTTCGGGCACTGGGAGAACTGGAATACAAGCCTGCAGAGGCTACAGTGTTGGGGATTCTTTCAAATTACCAATACACAAAAGAGGTGAGAGGAGCAGCAGCCGTGGCGATAGGGAGTATTGGGGGGAGTAAGAGTGTTGCTCTTCTCAAAACCTTGATCAATGATCCTGCAGAGGTAAAAGAAGTGCGCATGTATGGTGCCTATGCTCTTGGAAAAACAAAAGCTCCAGAGGCTTTTGATATCCTTACTCCCATTATTGATAATGAAAAAGAGGATGTCAATGTTCGTGTTTGGGGTTTAGCAGGCCTTGCTTTTCTTTCTGGTCCTCAAGTAGGAGAAAAAGTGATTCAGTATACACGTTCAGATAATATTCTCTTGAGAACAGAAGCAATCAAAACTCTGGCCAAGATAAAGGAGACACGCGCAATTGAAATTCTCAAGTATAAGGCTCTGTATGACCCTGAGGTTTCAGTACGAAAAGAGGCAAAAAATGCCCTTCAAACGCTGGGGTTTGATCTGAATCAACTCACCAATACAACCCAAACCAATACACAAACAAACACGGCTACTACCAATCGTTAA